A section of the Ruania halotolerans genome encodes:
- a CDS encoding DUF948 domain-containing protein codes for MSLGDIAGLIAAIAFVLLVGALAVPLLKLGRVMDEARKSLSDVTEHTLPVIDEAAVTISSTNAQISKVDTVTTAAAEVSTNVSALTSLVAATVGAPLIKIAAFSLAVRGLFGKGEKST; via the coding sequence ATGTCTCTCGGTGACATCGCCGGACTCATCGCGGCGATCGCGTTCGTATTACTCGTGGGCGCACTGGCCGTGCCGCTGCTCAAGCTTGGGCGGGTGATGGACGAAGCGCGCAAGAGTCTCTCTGACGTGACCGAGCACACCCTGCCCGTGATCGACGAAGCGGCCGTGACGATCAGCTCGACCAACGCTCAGATCAGCAAGGTGGACACGGTCACCACCGCCGCTGCCGAGGTGTCCACCAACGTCTCAGCGCTCACCTCGCTCGTGGCAGCCACCGTGGGCGCCCCCCTGATCAAGATCGCAGCGTTCTCACTGGCTGTGCGCGGCCTCTTCGGCAAGGGGGAGAAGAGCACGTGA
- a CDS encoding replication-associated recombination protein A, with product MDLFESAGTDDAGVPQPSAGAPLAVRMRPSQPAEVLGQSHLLEAGSPLRRLIDPPEAGALPPSSVILWGPPGTGKTTLAYLVAHVSGRRFVELSAVTAGVKDVRTVISDARRRLAGSGEETVLFIDEVHRFSKTQQDALLPAVENRWVTLMAATTENPSFAVISPLLSRSIMLTLRSLETADLDALITRALSDERGLGGRISLEDDAREYLLRLAGGDARKALTILEAAAGTAASAQAESITLEAMERAIDVAAVRYDRDGDQHYDVISAFIKSMRGSDVDAALHYLARMVVAGEDPRFIARRIVIAASEDVGMADPTALQTAVAAAQAVALIGMPEGRIILAQAVVHVASAPKSNASYAGINAAIADVQAGRIGVVPAHLRDSHYAGAQRIGHGAGYVYSHDEPHGVARQEYLPEVLAGSRYYTPTDRGFERTLTERLDRVRDLLGRTT from the coding sequence GTGGACCTGTTTGAGTCAGCCGGCACCGATGATGCGGGTGTCCCGCAGCCCTCTGCCGGGGCACCGCTCGCGGTCCGGATGCGACCGTCCCAGCCCGCGGAGGTGCTCGGGCAGTCGCATCTGCTGGAAGCCGGATCGCCGCTGCGCCGGCTGATCGACCCGCCCGAGGCGGGCGCACTTCCGCCATCGTCGGTGATCCTGTGGGGCCCGCCGGGAACGGGGAAGACGACCCTGGCGTACCTGGTCGCGCACGTCTCCGGGCGCCGGTTCGTGGAACTGTCCGCGGTGACCGCCGGGGTGAAGGACGTGCGGACGGTGATCTCCGATGCCCGACGGCGGTTGGCGGGCTCGGGGGAGGAGACGGTGCTGTTCATCGACGAGGTGCACCGTTTCTCCAAGACGCAGCAGGACGCGCTGCTGCCGGCCGTGGAGAACCGGTGGGTCACGTTGATGGCAGCCACCACCGAGAACCCCTCCTTCGCGGTGATCTCGCCGCTGCTGTCCCGCTCGATCATGCTCACCTTGCGGTCCTTGGAGACTGCGGATCTGGACGCCTTGATCACTCGTGCGTTGAGCGATGAGCGTGGTCTGGGCGGCCGCATCTCGCTTGAGGACGATGCTCGTGAGTACCTGCTCCGGCTCGCCGGGGGCGATGCGCGCAAGGCGTTGACCATTCTGGAGGCGGCGGCAGGTACGGCCGCGAGTGCCCAGGCGGAGAGCATCACGTTGGAGGCGATGGAGCGTGCCATTGACGTGGCTGCCGTGCGCTATGACCGGGACGGTGATCAGCACTACGACGTGATCAGTGCGTTCATCAAGTCGATGCGCGGAAGCGATGTCGATGCTGCACTGCATTACCTGGCGCGGATGGTGGTGGCGGGGGAGGACCCGCGGTTCATCGCCCGCCGTATCGTGATCGCCGCGTCCGAGGATGTGGGAATGGCCGATCCGACCGCGCTGCAGACGGCCGTGGCGGCGGCTCAGGCGGTGGCGCTGATCGGAATGCCCGAGGGGCGGATCATCCTCGCCCAGGCGGTGGTGCACGTGGCCAGCGCGCCGAAGTCGAATGCGTCCTATGCGGGGATCAATGCCGCCATCGCCGATGTGCAGGCGGGGCGAATCGGGGTGGTGCCCGCGCACCTGCGTGATTCCCACTATGCGGGTGCTCAGCGGATCGGCCATGGCGCCGGGTACGTGTACTCCCATGACGAGCCGCACGGTGTGGCCCGGCAGGAGTACCTGCCGGAGGTGCTGGCCGGGTCGCGGTACTACACACCCACTGACCGCGGCTTCGAACGCACTCTGACCGAGCGTCTCGACCGCGTGCGCGACCTCCTCGGCCGCACCACCTGA
- the aspS gene encoding aspartate--tRNA ligase, with protein MLRTHQSGTLRAADIGTTVTLTGWVDRRRDHGGVAFLDLRDASGIVQVVVRDEEVAHPLRSEFVLQVSGTVAQRPEGNANPNLNTGEIEVIASTVVVLNESAALPFQVSTALDEQVSVGEEVRLAHRYLDLRRPGPAHAIRLRSAVNRAAREVLDSRDFVEIETPTLTRSTPEGARDFVVPARLAPGSWYALPQSPQLFKQLLMVAGMERYYQIARCYRDEDFRADRQPEFTQLDVEMSFVEQDDVIELAERILVALWELIGYSIQTPIPRMTYAEAMRRYGTDKPDLRFELELTELTDYFSDTPFRVFQAPYVGAVVMPGGGSQPRRQFDAWQEWAKQRGAKGLAYVTIAEDGELGGPVAKNLSEAERAGLVEAVGAKPGDCVFFAAGKPAQARALLGAARLEIGKRCELIDPDAWAFLWVVDAPLFKPTGEDDDVAVGAGAWTAVHHAFTSPTPEWIDRFEEDPGSALAYAYDIVCNGNEIGGGSIRIHRQDVQRRVFEVMGIGAEEAQEKFGFLLDAFAYGAPPHGGIAFGWDRIVTLLAKADSIRDVIAFPKSGGGYDALTGAPAPISAQQRKEAGVDARAESATLGEQGKQGKQGKHSRDREAAATAEGPDGGTHPPQ; from the coding sequence GTGCTTCGCACCCACCAGTCCGGCACTCTGCGGGCCGCCGACATCGGCACCACCGTCACCCTGACCGGGTGGGTGGACCGTCGCCGCGATCACGGCGGGGTGGCGTTCCTGGACCTGCGCGATGCCTCCGGCATCGTCCAGGTGGTCGTGCGCGATGAGGAGGTGGCGCACCCGCTGCGCTCGGAGTTCGTCCTGCAGGTGAGCGGTACGGTCGCGCAGCGACCCGAGGGCAATGCCAACCCGAACCTCAACACCGGCGAGATCGAGGTGATCGCAAGCACCGTCGTCGTGCTCAACGAGAGCGCCGCGTTGCCGTTCCAGGTCTCCACCGCCCTCGATGAGCAGGTGAGCGTGGGGGAGGAGGTGCGCCTGGCGCACCGCTACCTGGACCTGCGCCGCCCCGGACCGGCGCACGCGATTCGGCTGCGCTCGGCCGTGAACCGTGCCGCACGTGAGGTGCTCGACTCGCGCGACTTCGTGGAGATCGAGACGCCCACGCTGACCCGGTCCACGCCCGAGGGGGCCCGCGACTTCGTGGTGCCCGCACGTCTGGCGCCCGGCTCCTGGTACGCCCTCCCACAGTCGCCGCAGCTGTTCAAGCAGCTGCTCATGGTGGCCGGGATGGAGCGCTACTACCAGATCGCCCGGTGCTACCGGGATGAGGACTTCCGCGCCGACCGTCAGCCGGAGTTCACCCAGCTCGACGTGGAGATGAGCTTCGTCGAGCAGGACGATGTGATCGAACTGGCCGAGCGGATCCTGGTGGCCCTGTGGGAGCTCATCGGGTACTCGATCCAGACCCCGATCCCGCGGATGACCTATGCCGAGGCGATGCGCCGGTACGGCACCGACAAGCCGGACCTGCGCTTCGAGCTGGAGCTGACGGAGCTCACCGACTACTTCTCCGACACCCCGTTCCGGGTGTTCCAGGCACCGTACGTGGGCGCCGTGGTGATGCCAGGAGGCGGTTCGCAGCCACGCCGGCAGTTCGACGCCTGGCAGGAGTGGGCGAAGCAGCGCGGTGCCAAGGGACTGGCGTATGTGACGATCGCCGAGGACGGTGAACTGGGCGGCCCAGTCGCCAAGAACCTCTCCGAGGCCGAGCGTGCCGGCCTGGTCGAGGCCGTCGGCGCCAAGCCCGGTGACTGTGTCTTCTTCGCTGCCGGAAAGCCGGCGCAGGCCCGGGCACTCCTGGGTGCGGCCCGGCTGGAGATCGGCAAGCGGTGCGAGCTCATCGACCCCGACGCCTGGGCGTTCCTGTGGGTGGTGGATGCGCCGCTGTTCAAGCCGACCGGCGAGGACGACGACGTGGCCGTGGGTGCCGGTGCCTGGACCGCCGTGCACCACGCCTTCACCTCGCCCACCCCGGAGTGGATCGACCGGTTCGAGGAGGACCCGGGCAGCGCGTTGGCCTACGCCTACGACATCGTCTGCAACGGCAACGAGATCGGCGGCGGATCGATCCGTATTCACCGCCAGGACGTGCAGCGCCGAGTCTTTGAGGTGATGGGTATCGGCGCCGAGGAAGCCCAGGAGAAGTTCGGCTTCCTGCTCGACGCCTTCGCCTACGGCGCCCCGCCGCACGGCGGGATCGCGTTCGGCTGGGACCGGATCGTGACCCTGCTGGCCAAGGCGGACTCGATCCGCGATGTGATCGCGTTCCCGAAGTCCGGCGGCGGATACGACGCGCTCACCGGTGCACCCGCGCCGATCTCCGCGCAGCAGCGCAAGGAAGCCGGGGTGGACGCCAGGGCCGAATCGGCCACACTGGGCGAACAGGGCAAGCAGGGCAAGCAGGGCAAGCACAGCAGAGATCGCGAGGCGGCCGCCACAGCAGAGGGCCCCGACGGCGGTACGCACCCCCCGCAGTGA
- a CDS encoding MMPL family transporter → MFDRLGRTAAHHPRRLVIAWLLLVAVAGTLALTGFGSQGLFDRLHSGEPRVPGSESQEARTLIEEASDDGPSVTAVLTEVDLTDPETVTTVGRAAAAMHSRLLATDGVEAVTDAFAFPGGLESEQAAPFVAADGDGLIVTVNLTPDLDSADEEGVHALVVDELTAFGTEIGATTQISSPTLITEAIVGQMEDDLVTGEMVALPISLLVMVVVFGGFLAAGMPLAGALASIAGGLGVLWGFSAVVDLDSVVVNVVTVLGLGLSIDYGLLIVSRFRAEIRREVDAELADTAPGRRRRHAHRRDGAVVRAMQTTMTTAGRTVAFSALIVAIAVGGLLLLRPDILRSLGAAGLSVVVIALLSALTLVPALLAWRGRRMVRPSILMRIPGLRLLLGRFGETAPARGVFSALAERVQRHPWLVLLGTGLVLVFLASPLLGLQMRNSTIDLLPPGTEQRDVIETIERQYPMLGQPPVQVLVETGDEDALADQIARIDDVAGVDPAQPVSEEHMLLGVRLADGIDPGGAEAATVVESIRDMREGTGAGADSTFWVLGQAANQIDFTDALVDGLPIAVSVVVLATLVLLFLMTGSILVPLKALAVNTLSLAASLGVTTWVFQEGHLSGLLGFEPVGGLESYVVAVVVAFGFGLAMDYEVFLIARIKEFYDGGAHGSLAGDNDAAVRDGLQQSGRIITSAALVIIVVFAGFISGELVVIKQAGFALAATVLIDATLVRMLLVPATMTLLGHRNWWAPRPLRALHGRFGIAH, encoded by the coding sequence GTGTTCGACCGTCTCGGGCGCACGGCCGCCCATCATCCCCGTCGCCTCGTTATCGCATGGCTGCTTCTGGTGGCCGTTGCCGGCACTCTCGCGCTCACCGGGTTCGGCTCCCAGGGTCTGTTCGATCGCCTGCACTCGGGTGAGCCGCGGGTCCCGGGTTCGGAAAGCCAGGAGGCGCGCACCCTCATCGAGGAAGCCTCCGACGACGGCCCGAGCGTGACCGCCGTGCTCACCGAGGTCGATCTCACCGATCCGGAGACGGTGACCACCGTCGGGCGAGCAGCCGCCGCGATGCACTCCAGACTCCTGGCCACCGACGGGGTCGAGGCCGTGACGGACGCCTTCGCCTTCCCCGGCGGACTGGAGTCCGAACAGGCCGCACCATTCGTCGCAGCCGACGGCGACGGTCTCATCGTCACGGTGAACCTCACGCCCGATCTCGACTCTGCTGACGAGGAGGGCGTGCACGCGCTGGTGGTCGATGAACTCACCGCCTTCGGCACCGAGATCGGTGCCACCACGCAGATCTCCAGTCCCACGCTGATCACCGAGGCGATCGTCGGGCAGATGGAGGACGACCTCGTTACCGGGGAGATGGTCGCCTTGCCGATCTCCCTGCTCGTGATGGTGGTCGTCTTCGGTGGGTTCCTCGCCGCGGGGATGCCGCTCGCCGGTGCACTGGCCTCGATCGCGGGCGGATTGGGGGTGCTGTGGGGCTTCTCCGCCGTGGTTGACCTGGACTCGGTGGTGGTGAACGTCGTCACGGTCCTCGGCCTGGGCCTGTCGATCGACTACGGGCTGCTGATCGTGTCACGGTTCCGGGCCGAGATCCGTCGCGAGGTCGATGCCGAACTCGCGGACACGGCGCCGGGGCGCCGCCGACGGCATGCGCACCGCCGCGACGGTGCTGTGGTGCGGGCGATGCAGACCACGATGACCACGGCGGGACGCACTGTGGCGTTCTCGGCTCTCATCGTGGCGATCGCCGTGGGTGGCCTGTTGCTGCTCCGCCCGGACATCCTCCGCTCGCTGGGTGCAGCGGGTCTGTCTGTGGTGGTCATTGCGCTGCTCTCGGCCCTCACCCTGGTGCCGGCGCTGCTGGCTTGGCGGGGGCGGCGAATGGTGCGCCCGTCCATCCTCATGCGGATCCCGGGCCTGCGTCTCCTGCTTGGCCGATTCGGTGAGACGGCACCGGCGCGCGGGGTGTTCTCCGCCCTCGCCGAGCGGGTGCAGCGGCATCCGTGGCTGGTTCTGCTCGGCACCGGCCTCGTGCTGGTCTTCCTCGCCTCACCGCTTCTGGGCCTGCAGATGCGCAACTCCACCATTGACCTGCTGCCGCCCGGCACAGAGCAACGCGACGTGATCGAGACCATTGAGCGTCAGTACCCGATGCTGGGCCAGCCTCCGGTCCAGGTGCTCGTCGAGACCGGCGACGAGGATGCTCTTGCCGACCAGATCGCCCGGATCGACGACGTGGCCGGTGTGGACCCGGCGCAGCCGGTGAGCGAGGAGCACATGCTGCTCGGCGTGCGCCTCGCCGACGGGATCGACCCGGGGGGTGCCGAGGCCGCCACCGTGGTCGAGTCCATCCGGGATATGCGCGAGGGCACCGGGGCAGGAGCGGATTCAACGTTCTGGGTGCTCGGCCAGGCCGCCAACCAGATCGACTTCACCGATGCCCTCGTGGACGGTCTACCGATAGCCGTCTCGGTGGTGGTGCTGGCCACCTTGGTGCTGCTGTTCCTGATGACCGGCTCAATCCTGGTGCCGTTGAAGGCACTCGCCGTGAACACCCTCTCGTTGGCCGCGTCACTGGGCGTCACCACCTGGGTATTCCAGGAAGGTCACCTCTCCGGCCTGCTCGGGTTCGAGCCGGTCGGTGGCCTGGAGTCCTACGTGGTGGCTGTGGTGGTGGCGTTCGGCTTCGGTCTGGCGATGGACTACGAAGTGTTCCTGATCGCACGGATCAAGGAGTTCTACGACGGCGGCGCGCACGGTTCCCTCGCCGGCGACAACGACGCGGCCGTGCGCGATGGACTGCAACAGTCCGGACGCATCATCACCTCCGCCGCGCTGGTGATCATCGTGGTCTTCGCCGGATTCATCAGCGGCGAGCTGGTGGTGATCAAGCAGGCCGGGTTCGCTCTCGCGGCCACCGTGCTGATCGACGCCACCTTGGTGCGGATGCTGCTCGTTCCCGCCACGATGACACTGCTGGGGCACCGCAACTGGTGGGCGCCCCGCCCGCTGCGCGCGCTACACGGCCGCTTCGGAATCGCGCACTGA
- a CDS encoding GTPase — MRARSIPFADQLDALAEALDAVDELNVPADPHLDRAKDAAGTALRHAHERGGLSAAHTVVALAGATGSGKSSLTNALAGHTVTDVGPRRPTTAHPVAITWGMEPAGALLDWLGIERRVVGEGAGLDGLVLVDLPDIDSVRTDHHERAARLAERVDMLVWVLDPQKYADAVVHQHYLRPMARHAEVTVAVLNQVDTLNPADAKAVLADLRERMAEDGLAGIPVLGVSATTGQGLSDLRETLADVVARRGAARARLAADVATAADLLADACPPGAPAALTAAHRRRLTDRLTAAAGVDRVAGAVAGSYRHHARARAGWPVTRWLGRFRPDPLRRLHLGRAGPVRSGEGTDAPVVVASSGTPASPSVRAEVTTALRALGDDAAQASQGPWRDHLRAGALARAEELADALDAAVVSHRVVRTRDPHWFGAFSAVQWMWFALAVAGALWLAVIAGIRYLGLPAPWTPQLGPVPAQQPWPELPGLPWPTALFLGGALLGVLTALLTAVLARVGAARRRRRARAELVRAVEQVADKVVLAEVRHRVERAQLYTRSVQRAQG; from the coding sequence ATGAGAGCACGATCGATCCCGTTCGCCGATCAGCTGGATGCGCTCGCTGAGGCGCTGGACGCCGTCGACGAGCTCAACGTTCCCGCGGATCCACACCTCGACCGGGCGAAGGACGCGGCCGGTACGGCGCTGCGCCACGCACACGAACGCGGCGGCCTGTCCGCGGCACACACGGTGGTTGCCCTCGCCGGAGCCACTGGAAGCGGGAAGTCCTCGCTCACCAATGCCCTTGCCGGGCACACGGTCACTGATGTCGGCCCGCGCCGGCCGACGACCGCTCACCCAGTGGCGATCACCTGGGGAATGGAGCCCGCAGGGGCGCTGCTGGACTGGCTCGGTATCGAACGCCGGGTCGTCGGCGAGGGTGCCGGACTCGACGGGCTCGTGCTGGTCGACCTGCCGGATATCGACTCAGTCCGCACCGACCACCACGAGCGCGCCGCCCGGCTCGCGGAACGGGTCGACATGCTCGTGTGGGTCCTGGACCCGCAGAAGTACGCCGACGCGGTGGTGCACCAGCACTACCTTCGCCCGATGGCCCGCCATGCCGAGGTGACGGTGGCCGTCCTGAACCAGGTGGACACGCTCAATCCGGCGGACGCCAAGGCCGTCCTGGCCGATCTGCGCGAGCGGATGGCCGAGGACGGGCTCGCTGGGATCCCCGTGCTGGGCGTCTCGGCCACCACGGGACAGGGGCTCAGCGACCTACGCGAGACACTCGCCGACGTGGTAGCCCGTCGCGGTGCGGCCAGGGCACGTCTCGCCGCCGATGTGGCCACCGCTGCAGACCTGCTCGCCGACGCCTGCCCACCGGGAGCGCCTGCCGCGCTCACCGCCGCCCATCGCCGACGCCTCACCGATCGGCTCACCGCAGCGGCCGGTGTGGATCGGGTGGCCGGCGCGGTCGCCGGGTCCTACCGCCATCATGCACGGGCTCGCGCAGGCTGGCCCGTGACGCGCTGGCTCGGCCGATTCCGCCCCGATCCGTTGCGCCGCCTCCATCTGGGCCGGGCAGGGCCGGTGCGTTCGGGCGAGGGAACGGACGCCCCGGTGGTGGTGGCCTCCTCAGGCACACCCGCGTCGCCGTCCGTGCGCGCGGAGGTGACCACAGCGTTGCGGGCACTCGGGGACGACGCTGCTCAGGCTTCCCAGGGCCCCTGGCGGGATCATCTGCGCGCCGGTGCGCTCGCCCGCGCCGAGGAGCTGGCGGACGCCCTCGATGCGGCCGTGGTGTCCCACCGGGTCGTGCGGACCCGCGATCCGCACTGGTTCGGTGCATTCTCGGCGGTGCAGTGGATGTGGTTCGCCCTGGCGGTGGCCGGCGCACTCTGGCTCGCCGTGATCGCCGGGATCCGGTACCTGGGGCTCCCGGCACCATGGACCCCGCAGCTGGGCCCCGTACCCGCACAGCAGCCCTGGCCCGAACTTCCGGGTCTGCCGTGGCCGACCGCGCTGTTCCTCGGTGGGGCGCTGCTCGGCGTCCTCACCGCGCTCCTGACGGCGGTGCTCGCCCGGGTGGGCGCCGCACGCCGCCGCCGACGTGCACGAGCTGAGCTCGTCCGTGCGGTGGAGCAGGTTGCTGACAAGGTGGTGCTGGCCGAGGTGCGGCACCGGGTGGAGCGCGCGCAGCTGTACACCCGCTCGGTGCAGCGTGCCCAGGGTTGA
- the rpsD gene encoding 30S ribosomal protein S4, producing MASQNRTRRQVRLSRSLGLALTPKAVKYFEKRPYPPGEHGRARRRTESDYAVRLKEKQRLRAQYGLREAQMRRAFAEARHEQGLTGESLVELLEMRLDALVLRAGFGRTMAQARQAVVHRHILVDGKLVDRPSFRVKPGQVIQVKPRSQTMVPFQVAAAGAHRDVLPTVPEYLDVQIEKLRFELTRRPKRAEVPITCDVQLVVEHYSR from the coding sequence ATGGCATCGCAGAACCGCACGCGCCGGCAGGTCCGGCTCTCCCGTTCACTCGGGTTGGCCCTGACCCCGAAGGCCGTCAAGTACTTCGAGAAGCGGCCCTACCCGCCGGGTGAGCACGGCCGCGCTCGTCGCCGGACCGAGTCCGACTACGCCGTGCGTCTGAAGGAGAAGCAGCGGCTGCGCGCGCAGTACGGTCTCCGCGAGGCGCAGATGCGCCGGGCGTTCGCTGAGGCTCGTCACGAGCAGGGCCTGACCGGTGAGTCCTTGGTCGAGCTGCTCGAGATGCGCTTGGACGCACTCGTGCTGCGCGCCGGCTTCGGCCGCACGATGGCCCAGGCTCGTCAGGCCGTGGTGCACCGCCACATCCTCGTCGACGGCAAGCTCGTGGACCGCCCCTCCTTCCGGGTCAAGCCCGGACAGGTCATCCAGGTCAAGCCCCGCAGCCAGACCATGGTGCCCTTCCAGGTCGCGGCCGCTGGTGCGCACCGGGACGTGCTGCCCACAGTGCCGGAGTACCTCGACGTGCAGATTGAGAAGCTCCGCTTCGAGCTGACCCGCCGCCCGAAGCGGGCTGAAGTGCCGATCACCTGCGACGTGCAGCTGGTCGTTGAGCACTACTCACGCTGA
- a CDS encoding dynamin family protein, with product MDDALQALRDAVAGAQLPLQTPDAPVARRHRAQLQAQLEDYVMPRASSLEAPLLAVVGGSTGAGKSTLVNALVGDRVATTGALRPTTRDPLLIHHPSDATWFVRPRVLPHLARVQGATVPDEGTGAVVRLLETERVGPGLALLDAPDIDSVVDANRALAGQLLAAADLWIFVTTAHRYADAVPWDLLRDAARRDAVVAVVLDRIPAAVLAEVSDDLAGMLRAEGLAQAPLFLLTETELDARGMLPEGAVDDLAAWLRHLTDDASARADVARQTLHGAVRGAAGGATQLADAVDAQQHLARDLHQRIEAAYDTSDLLATLADGALLRGEVLSRWQDFVGTGEFFRSVEQKVGRARDRVTAFLTGRPQPAQKVEEAIGHGVHVVLVDQANTAAERAYRAFSTEPAGRALLNEHPGHALEAADAGFADRAAEQIRAWQHFLLELVQHEGQDKRTTARIMAFGVNGVAVVLMVVAFASTGGLIGAEVAIAGGTAVVAQKLLEAIFGDQAVRRLAERAREDLHSRVQALFLQEQQRFSALVPEAGTVADSAAALRAAAAGAIAAVDATGRS from the coding sequence ATGGACGATGCGCTGCAGGCCCTCCGGGATGCCGTCGCCGGTGCGCAACTTCCGCTGCAGACCCCCGACGCGCCGGTCGCCCGGCGCCACCGCGCGCAGTTGCAGGCCCAGCTCGAGGACTACGTCATGCCCCGGGCGTCCTCACTGGAGGCGCCGCTGCTCGCCGTCGTGGGTGGTTCCACAGGCGCCGGAAAGTCCACCCTTGTCAACGCGCTGGTCGGTGACCGGGTGGCCACGACCGGGGCGCTGCGGCCCACCACACGGGACCCGCTGCTCATCCACCATCCGAGCGATGCGACGTGGTTCGTTCGCCCTCGCGTGTTGCCGCACCTTGCGCGCGTCCAGGGCGCGACCGTCCCGGACGAGGGCACCGGAGCAGTCGTGCGTCTCCTGGAGACCGAGCGGGTGGGCCCTGGGCTGGCTCTCCTGGACGCCCCGGACATCGACTCTGTGGTGGACGCGAACCGCGCGCTGGCCGGCCAACTACTCGCGGCGGCCGATCTGTGGATCTTCGTGACCACGGCACACCGGTACGCCGATGCGGTGCCCTGGGACCTGCTGCGCGATGCCGCCCGGCGAGACGCCGTGGTCGCCGTGGTACTCGACCGCATCCCCGCCGCTGTGCTGGCGGAGGTCAGCGACGACCTCGCCGGCATGCTCCGGGCCGAAGGGCTTGCGCAGGCGCCGCTGTTCCTGTTGACCGAGACCGAACTGGACGCTCGGGGGATGCTCCCGGAGGGTGCTGTCGACGATCTCGCGGCGTGGCTGCGCCACCTCACCGACGATGCGTCCGCGCGAGCCGATGTGGCCCGCCAGACCTTGCACGGTGCTGTGCGCGGCGCGGCCGGCGGCGCCACCCAGTTGGCCGATGCCGTGGACGCGCAGCAGCACCTCGCGCGCGATCTGCACCAACGGATCGAGGCCGCGTACGACACCTCCGATCTGCTGGCCACGCTTGCCGACGGCGCACTGTTGCGCGGTGAGGTGCTCTCCCGGTGGCAGGACTTCGTCGGCACCGGGGAGTTCTTCCGCTCGGTGGAGCAGAAGGTCGGCCGGGCGAGGGACCGGGTGACGGCGTTCCTCACCGGCCGCCCCCAGCCCGCTCAGAAGGTCGAGGAGGCCATCGGACATGGCGTGCATGTGGTGCTCGTCGACCAGGCGAACACAGCCGCCGAACGGGCCTACCGCGCCTTCTCCACCGAACCGGCAGGGCGAGCCCTGCTCAACGAGCATCCCGGGCACGCCCTCGAAGCCGCCGACGCCGGATTTGCCGACCGCGCCGCCGAGCAGATCCGAGCCTGGCAGCACTTCCTGCTCGAGCTGGTCCAGCATGAGGGTCAGGACAAGCGCACGACAGCCCGGATTATGGCCTTCGGCGTGAACGGGGTGGCCGTGGTGCTCATGGTGGTGGCATTCGCGTCCACTGGTGGCCTGATCGGCGCCGAGGTGGCCATCGCCGGCGGCACGGCAGTGGTCGCGCAGAAGCTGCTCGAAGCGATCTTCGGAGATCAGGCGGTCCGCCGGCTGGCCGAGCGGGCACGCGAGGATCTGCACAGCCGGGTCCAGGCGCTGTTCCTCCAGGAACAGCAGCGCTTCTCAGCGCTGGTGCCCGAAGCCGGCACGGTTGCCGATTCCGCCGCTGCGCTGCGCGCGGCCGCAGCGGGAGCGATCGCTGCCGTCGATGCGACGGGCCGGTCATGA
- a CDS encoding GNAT family N-acetyltransferase, whose translation MTVRRAVVRDVTDLGKSWSDHPVLRADVPRYRDAVAWSTEQAVALTVAAGESGRRALIGLGEPHALADLVASDVATAGRASQAALGPGAPAVVSLTRGAWDLLPDGVRERLAVPRVSHWDWMLCTAAPPPQLDEDSVIELDPVTDRVAMAALQGTALPHSYTSLDKPATRWFGWRDGGGALRCMAAASDWEAEVHLGSIATHPDVRRRGLGSAVTAAVTRLGLAATGQVSLALYADNHDARRVYERLGFTLVQEWESRRPADA comes from the coding sequence GTGACCGTCCGACGAGCCGTGGTCCGGGACGTCACGGACCTGGGGAAGTCATGGAGCGACCACCCGGTCCTGCGTGCCGACGTCCCGCGCTATCGCGACGCGGTGGCCTGGAGCACCGAGCAGGCCGTGGCGCTGACCGTTGCGGCGGGCGAGTCGGGCAGACGGGCACTGATCGGCCTCGGTGAGCCTCACGCGTTGGCCGACCTGGTGGCGAGCGACGTGGCCACGGCCGGCCGCGCGAGCCAGGCAGCGCTCGGCCCGGGTGCACCGGCGGTGGTGAGCCTCACGCGTGGGGCCTGGGACCTGCTGCCTGATGGGGTGCGGGAGCGGCTGGCCGTGCCGCGAGTGAGCCATTGGGACTGGATGCTCTGCACTGCCGCGCCACCACCCCAGCTGGACGAGGACTCGGTGATCGAGCTCGATCCGGTCACCGATCGGGTCGCGATGGCGGCCCTGCAAGGCACGGCACTCCCGCACTCCTACACCAGCCTGGACAAGCCGGCCACGCGCTGGTTCGGGTGGCGGGACGGCGGCGGGGCGCTGCGGTGTATGGCGGCTGCAAGCGACTGGGAGGCCGAGGTGCACCTGGGTTCGATCGCGACGCATCCCGACGTTCGCCGTCGGGGGCTGGGCTCTGCCGTGACTGCCGCGGTGACCCGCCTCGGCCTGGCGGCGACGGGGCAGGTGAGCCTGGCACTGTACGCGGACAATCACGACGCCCGCCGCGTGTACGAACGGCTCGGGTTCACCCTCGTGCAGGAGTGGGAGAGCCGGCGCCCGGCCGATGCCTGA